One window of the Candidatus Saccharibacteria bacterium genome contains the following:
- the purB gene encoding adenylosuccinate lyase, translated as MSLQPLNLDLPSEDNRFNSVDPLDGRYYDPEIARYLSERTRILTQAHVEAALAYGLAEFGICSREVAEQIDTASRKIRVEDVAEEEKTTRHDVKAIVNTIKKELPETAQPYVHFGATSYDIVSTAMSLQLRTAVHELLLPRLTALHSTLAELAERYAETLQIGRTHGQHAVPITFGYFLATYVQRLGDSMAHLETLAGELKGKFSGAVGTYNAISVFVDDPLAFEKTVLGYVGLEPAPAATQIVPAEGYIRLLDELAITAGVMANLSHDMRNLQRSEIGEVREKFEEGQTGSSTMAHKRNPWNFENIIGMWKQVTAQVMNANLNISSEHQRDLTDSSSARFYTISLASVAAMASRLQSVMSKIEVDEEAMQRNLYLTKGAIAAEPLYLLLEKYGHTTAHEASKALAHEAMERNLSLYEVASQTEGIASYWTQFTDSEKELIRSPETNYTGLASAKVGFIVA; from the coding sequence ATGAGCCTACAGCCCCTTAATCTCGACCTGCCCAGTGAAGACAATCGATTTAACTCAGTTGACCCACTCGATGGCCGTTACTACGACCCCGAAATTGCCCGTTACCTTTCGGAGCGCACACGGATTCTCACACAAGCTCATGTGGAAGCAGCTCTGGCCTACGGGCTCGCCGAGTTTGGCATATGTAGCCGCGAAGTGGCCGAGCAGATTGATACGGCGAGCCGGAAGATTCGGGTAGAAGACGTTGCCGAAGAAGAAAAAACCACACGTCACGATGTAAAAGCCATTGTAAACACTATTAAGAAAGAGCTGCCCGAAACGGCGCAGCCGTATGTGCACTTTGGCGCGACATCGTACGACATTGTCTCAACGGCCATGAGCTTGCAGCTGCGTACTGCGGTGCACGAGCTACTACTCCCCCGCCTCACGGCATTGCACAGCACGCTCGCAGAGCTGGCGGAACGCTACGCCGAAACCTTGCAGATTGGCCGAACGCATGGCCAACACGCCGTGCCGATTACTTTCGGGTATTTCCTGGCAACCTATGTGCAACGGCTGGGCGATAGCATGGCACATCTCGAAACGCTGGCCGGTGAGCTCAAGGGCAAGTTTTCCGGTGCAGTGGGTACCTACAATGCTATTTCGGTGTTTGTAGATGACCCGCTGGCATTTGAAAAAACAGTGCTTGGCTATGTGGGACTGGAACCGGCTCCGGCCGCAACGCAAATTGTACCTGCCGAGGGCTATATACGGCTATTGGACGAGCTGGCAATTACTGCGGGGGTTATGGCGAACCTTTCGCACGATATGCGTAACCTCCAGCGCAGCGAAATCGGCGAGGTGCGAGAAAAGTTTGAAGAAGGTCAAACAGGCAGCAGTACCATGGCGCACAAGCGTAACCCGTGGAATTTCGAAAACATTATTGGCATGTGGAAGCAAGTAACTGCGCAGGTGATGAACGCCAACCTGAATATATCGAGTGAACACCAACGGGACCTGACCGATTCGTCGTCAGCGCGGTTCTACACGATATCACTCGCTAGTGTCGCGGCCATGGCGTCACGGCTACAAAGCGTCATGAGCAAGATTGAGGTTGACGAAGAAGCCATGCAACGCAACCTCTACCTCACCAAAGGTGCCATTGCTGCCGAACCGCTGTATTTGCTGCTCGAAAAATACGGCCACACAACCGCGCACGAGGCTTCAAAAGCACTCGCCCACGAGGCAATGGAGCGAAACCTCTCTCTGTACGAAGTGGCATCCCAGACGGAAGGCATCGCTAGCTACTGGACTCAATTCACCGACTCAGAAAAAGAACTCATCCGCTCCCCCGAGACTAACTACACGGGCCTCGCGAGTGCTAAGGTAGGATTCATAGTCGCTTGA
- the purE gene encoding 5-(carboxyamino)imidazole ribonucleotide mutase, with protein MNNPVVGIIMGSDSDLDIMSEAAKVLDEFGVTYEVRVVSAHRTPDVMEEYAATAAKRGLKVIIAGAGGSAHLPGMTASHTVLPVIAVPVKRDHHGHEAFWSSIKMPPGVPLATMPENGAKNGALMTIEILSLLDTNLSTRYAAFRQKQHDNVIAADTEVQQKGWQSYLKEED; from the coding sequence ATGAATAATCCTGTGGTCGGTATTATTATGGGCTCAGATAGCGACCTCGACATCATGAGCGAAGCCGCAAAAGTACTCGATGAGTTCGGCGTGACATACGAAGTACGGGTAGTCTCAGCGCATCGCACGCCAGACGTTATGGAAGAGTACGCGGCAACCGCAGCCAAACGAGGGCTCAAGGTTATCATTGCTGGTGCAGGCGGCTCGGCGCACCTGCCAGGTATGACCGCTTCGCACACGGTACTGCCCGTTATTGCCGTGCCAGTAAAGCGCGACCACCACGGCCATGAAGCATTTTGGTCTAGCATAAAAATGCCTCCCGGTGTGCCGCTCGCCACCATGCCCGAAAACGGCGCAAAAAACGGCGCTCTTATGACCATAGAAATCCTCTCTCTGCTAGATACCAACCTCAGCACTCGGTACGCTGCTTTCCGCCAAAAACAACACGACAACGTTATTGCCGCCGACACAGAGGTGCAACAAAAAGGCTGGCAAAGCTACCTGAAGGAGGAGGATTGA
- a CDS encoding helix-turn-helix domain-containing protein encodes MPVGKHIEQHIKDEIILKIRDGGLKVSEAADQYGVSSKTIYGWLRAGVVDGNRNLILENNRLKRELEQAYRVLGRLTAESQRPKG; translated from the coding sequence ATGCCTGTTGGCAAACATATTGAGCAACATATAAAAGATGAAATCATCCTCAAAATACGAGATGGTGGTCTCAAGGTCAGTGAAGCTGCTGACCAGTACGGGGTTAGTAGCAAGACCATCTACGGTTGGCTAAGAGCTGGTGTTGTAGACGGCAACCGTAACCTCATCCTCGAAAACAATCGACTCAAGCGTGAGCTTGAGCAGGCCTACCGAGTGCTTGGTAGGCTGACCGCCGAAAGTCAGCGCCCAAAAGGTTAG
- a CDS encoding phosphoribosylformylglycinamidine cyclo-ligase has protein sequence MSKQAPTYAQTGVDYSAMDPVKVLAQKSAVSTAPNLHAFGASEVSASRGESAYVWEEGDCYRALVIEGLGTKNLVADAMRSVTGKTYYDALAQDTVAMIVNDLIVVGALPQVVNAYFALGDGAWMNDRERASDLVRGWAAACNAIGATWGGGETPALKGIINPETIDLGGSAVGIINPKERLVLGDKLAEGDAIILVESSGIHANGISFVRHLYEKNPKLYDTALPNGKLFGEAILTPTHLYVPLVRSVLEAGIVPHYMVNVTGHGWRKLMRANADFTYEITEIVPTQPEFALMQKESGVDDAEMYGNFNMGVGFALFVAPKQADQVIALAEGNGLKAIRGGTVIPGEKQVVITPKNLTFKSETLEVR, from the coding sequence ATGAGCAAGCAAGCACCGACCTATGCACAAACAGGAGTTGACTATAGCGCGATGGATCCAGTGAAGGTCTTGGCGCAAAAATCCGCCGTATCGACCGCTCCAAATCTTCACGCATTTGGCGCGAGTGAAGTCAGTGCCAGCCGGGGCGAATCTGCCTATGTGTGGGAAGAAGGTGACTGCTACCGGGCGCTTGTCATCGAGGGACTCGGCACCAAAAATCTTGTGGCCGATGCCATGCGTAGCGTCACCGGCAAAACATATTACGATGCACTTGCTCAAGACACAGTGGCCATGATTGTAAACGACCTCATTGTTGTCGGTGCGCTGCCACAAGTGGTTAATGCCTATTTCGCCCTCGGCGACGGCGCGTGGATGAACGACCGGGAGCGAGCAAGCGACCTTGTGCGCGGCTGGGCTGCAGCCTGCAACGCCATTGGTGCAACATGGGGCGGCGGCGAAACCCCAGCCCTCAAAGGCATCATTAATCCTGAAACCATCGACCTGGGTGGCTCGGCCGTCGGTATCATCAATCCCAAAGAACGGCTGGTGCTCGGCGACAAACTGGCCGAGGGTGACGCCATTATTTTGGTCGAAAGCAGCGGCATCCACGCAAACGGCATTTCGTTTGTCCGCCACCTGTATGAAAAAAATCCTAAGCTATATGATACAGCACTGCCAAACGGCAAACTATTTGGTGAAGCAATTCTTACGCCCACACACTTGTATGTGCCACTTGTGCGCAGCGTGCTCGAAGCGGGCATCGTGCCGCACTACATGGTCAACGTCACCGGACACGGTTGGCGCAAGCTCATGCGCGCCAACGCAGACTTTACCTATGAGATTACTGAAATAGTACCGACTCAGCCGGAGTTTGCGCTTATGCAAAAAGAATCTGGTGTGGACGACGCCGAAATGTACGGCAACTTCAACATGGGCGTCGGCTTTGCGTTGTTCGTTGCACCCAAACAGGCCGACCAGGTCATTGCGCTCGCAGAAGGCAACGGGCTGAAAGCCATCAGGGGTGGAACAGTCATCCCAGGTGAAAAGCAGGTTGTCATTACACCCAAAAATCTCACTTTCAAATCCGAAACACTGGAGGTGCGGTAG
- a CDS encoding HAD family hydrolase produces MIKLVVFDWNGTILADTAVVVAAINFGEMPILKHPPITVADYQKFYDVPLRHYYQALGVSDEDHKKHAAALSEGFHNHYEQLVGKTRTRPGTRHALGILHEKKIQRIILSNHITDRITEQLERLKLAHHFEYILANEHSGLVHRTGKQHRLEKYLEEHNISATDVVIVGDSLEEIRIAHALGTKVISITGGTCSRKRLQKAKPDRIISSLFQLSKAMEELA; encoded by the coding sequence ATGATTAAACTCGTTGTCTTCGACTGGAACGGCACAATTCTTGCCGATACAGCAGTAGTAGTCGCAGCAATCAATTTTGGAGAGATGCCTATACTCAAGCATCCTCCCATCACTGTGGCGGATTACCAGAAATTTTACGACGTGCCACTCCGTCATTATTACCAAGCCCTTGGGGTGAGCGACGAAGACCACAAGAAGCACGCCGCAGCGTTAAGCGAAGGGTTCCATAATCATTATGAACAACTTGTTGGAAAGACCAGAACTCGACCCGGCACACGACATGCATTAGGTATATTACATGAAAAAAAAATACAACGCATCATTCTGAGCAACCACATCACAGACCGCATAACCGAGCAACTAGAGCGACTGAAACTGGCTCATCATTTTGAGTATATTTTGGCAAATGAACACAGCGGATTAGTCCATCGAACAGGCAAGCAACACCGGCTCGAAAAGTACTTAGAGGAGCACAACATCTCCGCTACAGATGTTGTGATTGTAGGCGACTCACTTGAAGAAATCAGAATTGCTCATGCACTTGGGACTAAAGTAATTTCGATAACTGGAGGAACTTGTTCCAGAAAGCGTTTGCAAAAAGCCAAACCAGATAGAATCATAAGCTCACTATTTCAACTTAGTAAAGCAATGGAGGAGTTGGCATGA
- a CDS encoding RS21-C6 protein yields MNLKELQADLKDICNKNGWSRLDTTAVFLLFSEEIGELAKEIRLHTGIKGEKKPKNTANLNAEFADVLNYFMELANRFDIDLTEAYLQKKAVNQLRNWK; encoded by the coding sequence ATGAACCTTAAAGAGTTACAGGCTGACTTAAAAGATATCTGCAACAAAAATGGCTGGAGTAGACTTGATACTACAGCGGTTTTTTTGCTTTTTTCCGAAGAGATTGGAGAGCTGGCGAAGGAAATACGTCTTCATACCGGTATAAAAGGCGAGAAGAAACCGAAAAATACGGCCAATCTAAACGCCGAGTTTGCTGATGTGCTCAACTATTTTATGGAGCTCGCAAATCGATTCGACATCGACCTTACTGAGGCGTACCTGCAAAAAAAAGCTGTCAACCAACTGCGCAACTGGAAATAG
- a CDS encoding IS3 family transposase translates to MDEVDPGWRKQYSKLLGLGRTSYYVRPAKQAETDRQAIARLQAAHELHPFYGVDRLALHLGWNKKKTRRIRTLAGVIIPTPTKKRRSGWSAAAEISAPPNALQCYARLKDELRPQDGQSYADMVNAHAWAQDFTYLWFEKRWHYLAVVLDLKTRQVVGWRLGTRHTSELTHEALLDALSKHPAPAILHSDQGSEYLSYRHQDLCNKMEIQLSASTKASPWQNGFMERWFGGFKREVCNLTQYKNLAALHEAIALHIYYYNHKRIHSALKMSPAAYAASLNKRDRVFAKRGG, encoded by the coding sequence CTGGACGAGGTCGACCCAGGGTGGCGCAAGCAATACAGCAAGCTCCTGGGCCTTGGCCGGACAAGCTACTATGTTCGTCCAGCGAAACAAGCAGAAACCGACCGACAGGCTATTGCGCGGCTACAGGCAGCCCACGAACTCCACCCATTCTACGGCGTCGACCGGTTAGCACTGCACCTTGGCTGGAACAAAAAGAAAACCAGACGTATCCGTACGCTTGCGGGTGTTATCATACCGACACCAACTAAGAAGCGTCGGAGCGGTTGGTCTGCAGCAGCAGAGATTAGCGCACCGCCTAACGCTCTACAGTGCTACGCTCGTCTTAAAGACGAGCTGCGGCCACAGGACGGTCAAAGCTATGCCGACATGGTCAATGCTCATGCGTGGGCGCAGGACTTTACATACCTGTGGTTCGAGAAGCGCTGGCACTATCTGGCGGTGGTGCTCGACCTGAAAACCAGGCAAGTGGTTGGTTGGCGGCTCGGTACACGACATACCAGCGAGCTGACCCACGAGGCACTACTCGATGCACTCAGCAAGCATCCAGCGCCAGCAATCCTCCACTCTGATCAAGGTTCTGAATACTTGAGCTACAGGCACCAAGACCTCTGCAACAAAATGGAAATCCAACTTAGTGCGAGCACCAAAGCCAGCCCCTGGCAGAATGGTTTCATGGAGCGATGGTTTGGTGGCTTCAAGCGCGAAGTCTGCAACCTGACACAATACAAAAACTTAGCGGCACTCCACGAAGCCATTGCCCTGCACATCTACTATTACAACCATAAGCGTATCCACAGCGCATTAAAGATGAGCCCGGCAGCTTACGCTGCCAGTCTCAACAAGAGAGACAGGGTGTTCGCTAAAAGGGGAGGTTGA
- a CDS encoding polysaccharide deacetylase family protein yields MARNNYDEGGYGDFEYDVYGPDAYGNTPPRFYTQPGAGDYPASGFEPVVTLPRRRWPAFVAGVVLTLGIPPAWETFVSPHFGTVAAATPTETTARKAAAASPSSSAQSTKTKTTAPSVTSTVTPTAPAGTSPNAEACPVPAATPMKAAPGKGKTVALTIDDGPSPQTPKVLEILQREGVPATFFVTGEHAARYPAELGKIALAGHLVAGHSYDHRYPTEVSGGWTPAFLADQLSRTNSLITKATNNPVCFFRPPGGFMTNVIEAAQRVGQRTVMWSVDSEDWKQPAGTTTEATAAIVKAATNVKDQTNPIILIHEDKASHEPETKVSSNRSNTLAALPEIIRWYRAHGYTFVTLDGK; encoded by the coding sequence ATGGCACGCAATAATTATGATGAAGGTGGTTACGGCGACTTCGAATATGATGTATATGGACCAGATGCATACGGCAATACCCCTCCTCGGTTCTACACCCAACCCGGTGCAGGGGACTACCCAGCGAGCGGCTTTGAGCCAGTAGTGACACTCCCTCGCCGGCGGTGGCCTGCATTTGTGGCTGGAGTAGTTTTAACCCTTGGCATTCCTCCCGCTTGGGAAACATTTGTTTCACCTCATTTTGGCACCGTTGCAGCCGCTACACCAACGGAAACGACTGCACGCAAAGCAGCGGCCGCAAGCCCAAGCTCTAGCGCACAGTCGACCAAAACAAAGACCACTGCACCCAGCGTGACGAGTACTGTCACTCCGACTGCGCCAGCCGGTACGTCGCCAAATGCAGAAGCTTGTCCGGTACCAGCTGCCACGCCCATGAAGGCCGCACCAGGCAAGGGAAAGACCGTTGCGCTGACTATAGATGACGGTCCTAGCCCGCAAACACCGAAAGTTCTCGAGATTTTACAGCGCGAGGGTGTACCGGCAACGTTTTTCGTAACGGGTGAGCACGCTGCGCGCTACCCAGCCGAGCTTGGTAAGATAGCGCTCGCTGGCCACCTTGTGGCCGGGCACAGCTACGACCACCGCTATCCTACAGAGGTTAGCGGCGGCTGGACACCAGCTTTTCTTGCCGACCAACTGAGCAGGACAAACAGCCTCATCACCAAAGCTACCAATAATCCGGTTTGCTTTTTCCGTCCACCAGGCGGTTTTATGACCAACGTTATCGAAGCCGCACAGCGTGTGGGGCAACGCACGGTTATGTGGTCCGTAGATAGCGAGGATTGGAAGCAACCAGCGGGCACGACTACTGAGGCAACTGCCGCTATCGTCAAAGCTGCAACCAATGTAAAAGACCAAACGAACCCTATCATACTCATACACGAAGATAAAGCCAGCCACGAGCCTGAGACTAAGGTTTCGTCGAACAGAAGCAATACCCTCGCTGCGCTGCCGGAAATTATCCGGTGGTACCGAGCGCATGGCTATACATTTGTCACGCTTGACGGAAAATAA
- a CDS encoding WhiB family transcriptional regulator, whose product MPLSQPSNSAPEPEVYRTFENRSAALTYMCELLGSVAGQALVVVSSKQAQQEVLRLQVGSGQRIQSVQKVPSQQDRPSISVASYGAVLQAAQTPYGVRQIDRDTQELVVFDNPHQLAPRLIRLLRCAFPLAQPFRALTTNASPTAERYMREVFSGPPKLAPASHSVERREYIPSSWAGTRIGQHWPEQTNCYGDGFDSRFALRETAVWNSIRQENCPNCPVADSCLAAGLSVDQHNAGKRQRFWGAWGGLSEGARRELRTALQQGASPTESAYLVERARTSHPTETEPVVRTS is encoded by the coding sequence ATGCCCCTAAGCCAACCAAGCAATTCCGCGCCCGAACCAGAGGTATATAGGACGTTCGAAAACCGTTCCGCTGCGCTCACATACATGTGTGAGCTGCTTGGCTCTGTTGCGGGACAAGCTCTGGTCGTTGTTTCGTCCAAACAAGCACAGCAGGAAGTACTGCGTTTGCAGGTTGGGAGCGGGCAGCGCATACAGTCAGTCCAGAAAGTACCCTCACAGCAAGACCGCCCTAGCATAAGTGTTGCAAGCTACGGTGCAGTATTACAAGCGGCACAGACTCCCTACGGCGTGCGGCAGATTGACCGGGACACTCAAGAACTTGTTGTGTTCGATAATCCTCACCAGCTGGCGCCACGGCTTATTCGTTTGCTCCGCTGTGCCTTTCCGCTAGCGCAGCCATTTCGCGCCCTTACAACAAACGCCTCCCCAACCGCAGAACGGTACATGCGCGAAGTGTTTTCAGGCCCGCCAAAATTAGCTCCCGCAAGCCATTCTGTGGAACGGAGAGAATACATTCCATCATCTTGGGCGGGCACCCGAATCGGGCAGCATTGGCCAGAGCAAACGAACTGTTATGGCGATGGTTTTGACTCACGGTTTGCCCTACGGGAAACTGCAGTCTGGAATAGCATACGGCAAGAAAATTGCCCAAACTGCCCCGTAGCAGATAGCTGCCTTGCCGCCGGCCTTTCAGTGGACCAACACAATGCTGGTAAGCGCCAAAGGTTTTGGGGAGCCTGGGGTGGGCTCAGCGAAGGTGCACGCCGTGAACTCCGTACCGCCCTGCAGCAAGGTGCGTCTCCCACCGAGTCTGCGTACCTTGTTGAGCGCGCTCGAACATCACACCCTACAGAGACAGAGCCAGTTGTCCGCACGTCCTAA
- the purK gene encoding 5-(carboxyamino)imidazole ribonucleotide synthase, with protein sequence MEQGAAKKPTIGIVGGGQLGRMLTEAALPLGFDVVVVDPGQNCPAHQVGAAEITGNLYDQAALHELAKRSDVITVEIEHLDTLVLEALEKEGAVIHPAPATVRLIQDKYLQKVFLREHSVPVADFTEVNSTQAAEKALEAFGGKMLLKTRHGAYDGRGNMVVSSPADIKKAFELFDGKALYAERFVPFERELAVMVGRSTSGDVQAYPVVQTIHERNICVEVLSPAPVSKTVAQKTHTLAVTVANLLKGAGMYGIEMFLTPSGEVLVNEIAPRVHNSGHHTIEGNRTSQFEQHIRAITGLPLGDVNLAAPAACMVNILGERNGETQVKGLSDALAIPGVHVHLYGKSPTKVDRKMGHITATADTLETARQNAHAARKALDI encoded by the coding sequence ATGGAACAGGGAGCGGCAAAAAAACCTACCATTGGTATTGTCGGAGGCGGCCAGCTCGGACGGATGCTGACGGAAGCTGCCTTACCACTCGGATTTGATGTGGTGGTGGTTGACCCCGGCCAAAACTGCCCCGCACACCAGGTTGGCGCCGCCGAAATCACGGGCAATCTCTACGACCAAGCTGCCTTACACGAACTGGCGAAACGAAGCGACGTCATAACCGTGGAAATTGAGCATCTCGACACGCTCGTACTAGAGGCACTCGAAAAAGAAGGTGCCGTTATACATCCAGCCCCCGCCACTGTCCGGCTCATACAGGATAAATACCTCCAAAAGGTCTTTTTGCGCGAACATTCCGTCCCGGTTGCCGATTTTACAGAGGTGAATTCCACCCAGGCTGCCGAAAAAGCCCTCGAAGCATTCGGCGGCAAAATGCTCCTCAAAACCCGTCACGGTGCGTACGACGGCCGTGGCAACATGGTCGTGAGCAGCCCGGCAGATATCAAAAAAGCCTTTGAACTATTTGATGGAAAGGCTCTTTACGCCGAACGCTTTGTGCCGTTTGAACGGGAACTGGCCGTCATGGTCGGCCGTAGCACCAGCGGGGATGTGCAGGCCTACCCGGTGGTACAGACAATACACGAGCGAAACATCTGCGTCGAAGTTCTGTCGCCCGCACCAGTTTCAAAGACGGTCGCCCAAAAAACCCACACCCTCGCCGTCACTGTCGCAAACCTCCTCAAAGGTGCCGGCATGTACGGCATAGAGATGTTCCTCACCCCCAGCGGGGAAGTGCTGGTAAACGAAATCGCTCCGCGTGTCCACAATAGCGGCCACCACACCATAGAGGGCAACCGTACCTCACAGTTCGAGCAGCACATTCGCGCTATCACTGGCCTGCCACTCGGCGACGTCAATCTAGCCGCACCGGCAGCGTGCATGGTGAACATCCTCGGCGAACGAAACGGCGAAACTCAGGTGAAAGGCCTCAGTGATGCACTGGCCATCCCAGGTGTACATGTGCACCTGTACGGCAAAAGCCCCACCAAAGTCGACCGCAAAATGGGCCACATCACCGCCACCGCCGACACCCTAGAAACCGCCCGCCAAAACGCCCACGCCGCGCGGAAGGCGCTAGACATATGA
- a CDS encoding phosphoribosylaminoimidazolesuccinocarboxamide synthase has protein sequence MSGHILEGTDFQLPGCQAVYHGKVRDVYDFGDRLMLVASDRYSAFDRILALVPNKGALLTATSAWWFAQTEHIVPNHLISCPDPNVAYCKKYEVIPLEMVVRGYITGVTNTSLWHTYSEGQRDYGTFHLPDGLKKNDKLPQPVLTPTTKFEVHDRNLTPAEAITEGLLKDEVWERVSDIALKLFAYGQEKAEAAGLLLVDTKYEFGLTPEGEIVLIDEIHTQDSSRYWLGESYEQRIAAGEEPENYDKEYMRLWFKERFDPYAENEAPSVPADIITELERRYVYVYEKLTGQTFERPDTTDIEKRIETNMRHALEEK, from the coding sequence ATGAGTGGACATATTCTTGAGGGGACTGATTTTCAGCTGCCGGGATGCCAAGCGGTGTACCACGGTAAAGTGCGTGATGTATATGACTTTGGTGACCGGCTTATGTTGGTCGCGAGCGACCGCTACAGCGCGTTTGACCGTATACTCGCGCTCGTACCGAACAAGGGAGCTTTGCTTACCGCAACCAGCGCGTGGTGGTTTGCCCAAACCGAACACATTGTGCCCAACCATCTTATCTCGTGCCCCGACCCAAATGTGGCGTACTGCAAAAAGTACGAAGTCATCCCGCTCGAAATGGTGGTGCGCGGCTACATTACCGGGGTCACAAACACCTCTCTGTGGCACACGTACTCGGAAGGTCAGCGCGATTACGGCACCTTTCACTTGCCAGATGGGCTAAAAAAGAATGACAAACTGCCCCAGCCTGTTCTTACTCCCACAACCAAGTTTGAAGTTCACGACCGAAACCTCACACCAGCTGAGGCTATTACCGAGGGGCTTTTGAAGGATGAAGTCTGGGAACGCGTGAGCGACATAGCACTCAAGCTGTTTGCATATGGACAGGAAAAGGCCGAAGCGGCAGGGCTACTGCTGGTGGACACCAAGTATGAGTTTGGGCTGACACCAGAGGGTGAGATAGTGCTCATAGATGAAATTCATACGCAGGATTCTTCGCGTTACTGGCTGGGCGAGTCCTATGAACAGCGCATAGCAGCTGGTGAAGAGCCCGAAAATTACGACAAAGAGTATATGCGGTTGTGGTTCAAGGAGCGTTTTGACCCCTATGCAGAAAATGAAGCGCCGAGTGTGCCAGCAGACATTATTACCGAGTTAGAACGCCGCTACGTGTACGTGTACGAAAAACTGACTGGCCAAACTTTTGAAAGACCAGATACAACTGATATAGAAAAACGGATTGAAACTAATATGCGCCACGCATTGGAGGAAAAATGA